In Oceanithermus desulfurans, a single window of DNA contains:
- a CDS encoding ferredoxin--NADP reductase yields MSTPEQLRETQYNATVVSKIMVTPNLMILRAVTDEPRAEFSAGQYTTLGRFGFEPRSANSDEEFQPAAPDKLIRRAYSIASARHETREFEFYITQVKSGQLTPRLFALKVGDRLFVGDRIVGSFRLSEVPPEQDILMIATGTGITPFISFLRSHVAERPQSRMVVVQGAAHQRDLGYYAELAFLRNAFPNFHYLPTLTDADATWSGHRMWIEEMLASGEIEKTSGIALDPARTHVYLCGNPKMVENVSAWLEANAGYRKAKGREPGELYIEEY; encoded by the coding sequence ATGAGCACACCCGAACAGCTGCGCGAGACCCAGTACAACGCGACCGTCGTGAGCAAGATCATGGTGACGCCCAACCTGATGATCCTGCGGGCGGTCACCGACGAGCCCCGGGCCGAGTTCTCGGCGGGCCAGTACACCACCCTGGGGCGCTTCGGCTTCGAGCCGCGCTCGGCGAACTCCGACGAAGAGTTCCAGCCGGCGGCCCCGGACAAACTGATCCGCCGCGCCTACTCGATCGCCTCCGCGCGCCACGAAACGCGCGAGTTCGAGTTCTACATCACCCAGGTGAAGTCCGGCCAGCTTACCCCGCGCCTCTTCGCGCTCAAGGTGGGGGACCGCCTCTTCGTGGGCGACCGCATCGTCGGCAGCTTCCGGCTCTCCGAGGTCCCGCCCGAGCAGGACATCCTCATGATCGCCACCGGCACCGGCATCACCCCGTTCATCAGCTTCCTGCGCTCCCACGTCGCCGAGCGGCCGCAGAGCCGCATGGTGGTGGTCCAGGGGGCGGCGCACCAGCGCGACCTGGGGTACTACGCCGAGCTGGCCTTCCTGCGCAACGCCTTTCCCAACTTCCACTACCTGCCCACACTCACCGACGCCGATGCCACCTGGAGCGGCCACCGCATGTGGATCGAGGAGATGCTGGCCTCGGGTGAGATCGAGAAGACCAGCGGGATCGCGCTCGACCCCGCGCGCACCCACGTCTACCTCTGCGGCAACCCCAAGATGGTGGAAAACGTTTCGGCCTGGCTGGAGGCGAACGCCGGTTACCGCAAGGCCAAGGGCCGCGAACCCGGCGAGTTGTACATCGAAGAGTACTGA
- a CDS encoding zinc-dependent dehydrogenase — protein MRVAMYYNNHDVRLEEQPIPEIGPGEVLIKIIASGICGSDVMEWYRIKKAPLVLGHEIAGDIVAVGEGVTGFQPGDRVTATHHVPCGRCEYCQRGQHSLCTLISNTTYDPGGFAEYVRVPAINVETRGVLKLPDSVSYEEGSFTEPLGCVVRGLRVMGFEPARSVLVLGSGLSGQLVIRTARAYGAGKIIATDINDFRLEMARKSGAEVALHATREDVVQRVLEETNGEGVDYVIPTAAAPVLFDQAMQAVRKGGTVLLYGIMAPGTKVEFDVFPFWKKQVKLLSTYAAAPRDLAEALELIRAGRVPVEDLITHRLPLAETQKGFELTAAGGDSMKVIVEPQR, from the coding sequence GTGCGCGTAGCCATGTACTACAACAACCACGACGTGCGTCTGGAGGAGCAGCCGATCCCCGAGATCGGACCGGGCGAGGTGCTCATCAAGATCATCGCCAGCGGCATCTGCGGCTCCGACGTGATGGAGTGGTACCGCATCAAGAAGGCGCCGCTGGTGCTGGGGCACGAGATCGCCGGCGACATCGTGGCCGTCGGCGAGGGCGTGACCGGGTTCCAGCCCGGCGACCGGGTGACGGCCACCCACCACGTGCCCTGCGGCCGCTGCGAATACTGCCAGCGGGGTCAGCACTCGCTGTGCACCCTGATCAGCAACACCACCTACGACCCCGGCGGCTTCGCCGAGTACGTGCGGGTGCCGGCCATCAACGTCGAGACCCGGGGGGTGCTCAAGCTGCCCGACTCGGTGAGCTACGAGGAGGGCAGCTTCACCGAACCCCTGGGCTGCGTGGTGCGGGGCCTGCGGGTGATGGGCTTCGAGCCCGCCCGCAGCGTGCTGGTGCTGGGCAGCGGCCTCTCGGGGCAGCTCGTCATCCGCACCGCCCGCGCCTACGGCGCCGGCAAGATCATCGCCACCGACATCAACGACTTCCGCCTCGAAATGGCCAGGAAGTCGGGGGCCGAGGTGGCCCTTCACGCCACCCGCGAGGACGTGGTGCAGCGGGTGCTCGAGGAAACGAACGGCGAGGGGGTGGACTACGTCATCCCCACCGCCGCTGCTCCGGTGCTCTTCGACCAGGCCATGCAGGCGGTCAGGAAGGGCGGCACCGTACTGCTCTACGGCATCATGGCCCCGGGCACGAAGGTGGAGTTCGACGTCTTCCCCTTCTGGAAGAAGCAGGTCAAGCTGCTCTCCACCTACGCCGCCGCGCCGCGCGACCTGGCCGAGGCGCTCGAGCTCATCCGCGCCGGCCGGGTGCCGGTCGAGGACCTGATCACCCACCGCCTGCCGCTGGCCGAGACCCAGAAGGGTTTCGAGCTCACCGCGGCGGGGGGCGACTCCATGAAGGTGATCGTCGAACCGCAGCGCTGA
- the lsrF gene encoding 3-hydroxy-5-phosphonooxypentane-2,4-dione thiolase, whose amino-acid sequence MQELNMDWGMKNRYHSVFNEKSGRTIFFAVDHGYFMGPTTGLEDMHKAIHPAIDYADALMLTRGALRNAVDPKLKKPISLRVSSGTSILNEDLLHEGISVGIEEAVRMNAAFVAFSVMVGTPASERDTILEFSKMVDAAERYGIPTLGVVAVGRGLDRDARYLSLATRMVGELGARLVKTYYCENFERVIETSLIPVVIAGGKKIPEKDALQMARDALDAGAIGVDMGRNVFQADDPVAMMRALAKLVHEDGSVEDAYAYYQELKGR is encoded by the coding sequence ATGCAAGAACTCAACATGGACTGGGGCATGAAGAACCGCTACCACAGCGTCTTCAACGAAAAGAGCGGGCGCACCATCTTCTTCGCGGTGGACCACGGCTACTTCATGGGGCCGACGACGGGGCTGGAGGACATGCACAAAGCCATCCACCCCGCGATCGACTACGCCGACGCCCTGATGCTCACCCGGGGGGCGTTGCGCAACGCCGTGGACCCCAAGCTGAAGAAGCCCATCTCGCTGCGCGTCTCCAGCGGCACCAGCATCCTCAACGAGGACCTGCTGCACGAGGGCATCTCGGTGGGCATCGAGGAGGCCGTGCGCATGAACGCCGCCTTCGTCGCCTTCTCGGTGATGGTGGGCACCCCCGCCAGCGAGCGCGACACCATCCTGGAGTTCTCCAAGATGGTGGACGCCGCCGAGCGCTACGGCATCCCCACCCTGGGGGTCGTCGCCGTGGGCCGCGGCCTCGACCGCGACGCCCGTTACCTCAGCCTCGCCACCCGCATGGTGGGCGAGCTGGGGGCGCGCCTGGTCAAGACCTACTACTGCGAGAACTTCGAGCGCGTCATCGAGACCAGCCTGATCCCGGTGGTCATCGCCGGCGGCAAGAAGATCCCCGAGAAAGACGCGCTGCAGATGGCCCGCGACGCCCTCGACGCCGGCGCCATCGGCGTGGACATGGGCCGCAACGTCTTCCAGGCGGACGACCCGGTGGCCATGATGCGGGCGCTGGCCAAGCTGGTGCACGAGGACGGCAGCGTCGAGGACGCCTACGCCTACTACCAGGAGCTCAAGGGCCGGTAG